Proteins encoded within one genomic window of Dehalococcoidia bacterium:
- a CDS encoding MFS transporter, with protein MTQANAATTTGTNVFKRPKSVAGTIITGHGFQHMYADGFLVLLPLIKDAFGVGAVELGVLSTARQAAGGLLSMGGGFLVDMFSGKRALLLATSLFSMGLAYLLAGLAPNFWILVLGVGLGSAAGSFWHPVGLGILSYTFPNNRALMMSLHRSAGSFGETFTPFLVAGALIFVSWRGVLVGGFFLIALVAACLLVILLKIGVPEREHQARSTGEQVRSIGGLFKDRALPLLLLVTGLRGMADRSMIFFLPVLIAQLLREVDPGVSDVRIATVVAFHLALMTGTSVVVSPFIGAFSDRVGRKPILVTVLAFSALISILLGLTSTIGVAFAVLVGALGLVRFAGANMAQAASLDIAEGKRLEGSMIGLLWGNNALFGSLSPILLGFVIATFSPAGTEDYSLIFPYAAVFAIAATVASVFLPPIGKPNARKV; from the coding sequence GTGACTCAAGCAAATGCTGCTACGACTACAGGGACTAATGTTTTTAAGCGGCCTAAAAGCGTAGCCGGAACAATTATCACTGGACATGGATTCCAGCATATGTATGCTGATGGTTTCCTCGTTCTACTCCCTCTTATTAAAGATGCTTTTGGCGTGGGCGCTGTTGAATTAGGCGTTTTATCAACTGCCAGGCAAGCTGCAGGCGGTTTGCTTAGTATGGGAGGTGGTTTCCTTGTAGATATGTTCTCAGGTAAGCGCGCGCTGCTACTTGCTACTAGCCTGTTCAGTATGGGCCTAGCGTATTTGCTAGCTGGCTTGGCTCCTAATTTTTGGATACTGGTTTTGGGTGTAGGGTTAGGATCAGCAGCTGGTTCCTTCTGGCATCCTGTGGGACTAGGGATTCTTTCTTATACTTTCCCGAATAATAGAGCTTTAATGATGTCCCTTCATCGGTCAGCGGGGAGTTTTGGAGAAACTTTCACACCGTTTTTAGTAGCTGGAGCTCTCATTTTTGTATCTTGGAGAGGCGTACTAGTAGGTGGGTTCTTTTTAATCGCCTTGGTAGCTGCATGTCTTCTGGTAATTTTGCTTAAAATCGGCGTACCTGAACGTGAACACCAAGCCAGGAGTACAGGGGAGCAAGTGAGGAGCATTGGAGGGTTGTTTAAAGACCGTGCCTTGCCTCTATTGCTACTAGTGACGGGACTTCGCGGAATGGCAGATAGATCAATGATTTTTTTCCTACCTGTTCTGATTGCTCAATTGTTGCGTGAGGTTGACCCCGGCGTTAGCGATGTTCGAATTGCCACGGTAGTGGCGTTCCATCTTGCATTGATGACAGGTACTTCCGTAGTAGTATCTCCTTTCATTGGGGCATTCTCAGACAGAGTTGGACGTAAGCCCATTTTAGTTACTGTTTTAGCCTTTTCGGCATTAATTAGTATTCTGCTTGGTCTTACTTCTACTATTGGGGTTGCTTTCGCTGTGTTGGTGGGTGCTTTGGGATTGGTTCGTTTTGCAGGCGCAAATATGGCACAGGCTGCTTCTCTTGATATTGCGGAAGGTAAACGCTTGGAAGGGAGCATGATTGGCCTACTATGGGGTAATAATGCTCTTTTTGGTTCACTTTCTCCAATACTCTTAGGTTTTGTGATCGCCACATTTTCACCAGCGGGTACTGAAGATTACAGTCTTATATTTCCTTATGCGGCTGTATTTGCCATCGCTGCAACAGTTGCTTCTGTCTTTTTGCCTCCTATTGGCAAACCAAATGCCCGTAAAGTTTGA